DNA sequence from the Cellulophaga sp. HaHaR_3_176 genome:
AACTGGCCAATTAAGTCCTCTAAGCCTACTTTTTTATCTAAATGAGCGTATTGTATGCGTGTGTAGTAAATTTCATTTAAAATGCCATACAACTCGTATTGAACTGCTTTTACTTCTGCCTTTTTAATTACCTTAAGCGCAACTTTGTATGCTTTTTGTTCAAAAAGTATTCTACTGGCGAGCAATAATTTTAAAATTTCCATTTCTTCAGATTGCTCACCTTCAAAGCTTTTTGTGGCCACAAAATCAATTAAGCCATCAAATAATCGCTTGCTTACAGCATGATAAGCACCTTTTGCTTTTTTTCCATAAAGCAATACATCAATATTTTCAGCATTTGGGTTTGCGGCCAATATTTTAAAGAGCATCACATTTTTAGTGTCGTGTCTTTTATTCTTTTGGTTCAATTGAACTACAAAAGTTTTTCTGTCTTCTGCAGTTAATGTAGCAATCAATGCCGAAATTACATTCATTATATCGTAAGTTAATATGTTGCTAAATATAGTAAATTCGGTAGTTAAATAAATTTAATACTAGTTTATATCGTAAGTTTTATAAAAAAGTAGAATTTTAAAAATTTATAGAGCACCTCATCTTTGCCTTGTTGAAACAATATAATTCAACCCAATAATTAATCATCAAAAATCAATTATTATGAATTACAATTTTAGTAGTGACACAGAAAAAAAGGTGAAAACAAAAATGAATAAAGAGTATGATCAAAAGCCAACACCTGCTTTTATAGGAGCATCGTGGGTGGCACTTATTGCGGGTATGCTTGCTTTTACTACAGGTTTGGTAAATGCAGAAATGCTATTGAATGAAAAAGGGTACTATTTTACTATTCTATTGTTCGGGTTATTCTCTGCAGTATCGGTACAAAAAAATGTGCGTGATCGATTAGAGGGTACACCAGTAACTGATATGTATTACGGTATTAGCTGGTTTGCAGCATTAGCATCAATAGCGTTATTAATAATAGGTTTGTGGAATGCCGATTTAGGGCTGAGTGAAAAAGGGTTTTATGGTATGTCGTTCACCTTAAGTTTGTTTGCGGCTATTGCAGTACAAAAAAACACGCGTGATAAAAAGTACATTGAAAGTAAAGACGAGGAATAATTTCAAAAGAAGGAAGTGTCAATTTAGGCGCTTCCTTTT
Encoded proteins:
- the yiaA gene encoding inner membrane protein YiaA, which codes for MNYNFSSDTEKKVKTKMNKEYDQKPTPAFIGASWVALIAGMLAFTTGLVNAEMLLNEKGYYFTILLFGLFSAVSVQKNVRDRLEGTPVTDMYYGISWFAALASIALLIIGLWNADLGLSEKGFYGMSFTLSLFAAIAVQKNTRDKKYIESKDEE